DNA sequence from the Conger conger chromosome 18, fConCon1.1, whole genome shotgun sequence genome:
CACATGCTAACGTTCTGCAGTGGACCACATGCTAACGTTCTGCTGTGGACCACATGCTAACGTTCTGCAGTGGATCACATGCTAACGTTCTGCAGTGGATCACATGCTAACGTTCTGCTGTGAATCACATGCTAACGTTCTGCAGTGGACCACATGCTAACGTTCTCCTGTGGATCACCTGCTAACGTTCTGCTGTGGACCACATGCTAACGTTCTGCAGTGGACCACATGCTAACGTTCTGCAGTGGACCACATGCTAACGTTCTGCAGTGGACCACATGCTAACGTTCTGCAGTGGACCACATGCTAACTTTCTGCAGTGGACCACATGCTAACTTTCTGCAGTGGACCACATGCTAACGTTCTGCTGTGGACCACATGCTAACGTTCTGCTGTGGACCACATGCTAACGTTCTGCAGTGGACCACATGCTAACGTTCTGCAGTGGACCACATGCTAACGTTCTGCAGTGGACCACATGCTAACGTTCTGCAGTGGACCACATGCTAACGTTCTGCAGTGGACCACATGCTAACGTTCTGCAGTGGATCACATGCTAACGTTCTGCAGTGGATCACATGCTAACGTTCTGCTGTGAATCACATGCTAACGTTCTGCAGTGGACCACATGCTAACGTTCTCCTGTGGATCACCTGCTAACGTTCTGCTGTGGATCACATGCTAACGTTCTGCTGTGGATCACATGCTAACGTTCTGCTGTGGATCACATGCTGATCTCTCATTATGCTTTcttattttcatgaaataaactgAATGCCCTCTGATAAGAAGATGGTCCATTGGCACTGATCATATTTCTGAATAAAAGGCAGATGCAGGGCTGATGCCTTTCTGTTATTAAGGATTTGGGCCATTCCACCCCGACTCCAGGAGGTTGCAGCACAGCACCACCATAGCAGCTTTTCTAGAAGGATCTAAGGACAGACAGGACTGCGGAAAAGTCTTagacacctgtataacattctgtacagataagattctttaaaaattaattcaatgaaaggtcctaaataaacgtactatacattttacattacatttttatcatttggcagaatagttaaaaactgaatcaaatcaatattttttgtgaccacccttcgtcGTTAAAacggcatcacttctctgagatagccaatgctgtccagcagttctataagacaatcagcagggaggttgttccaagcatgttggagaacttgccacagttcttctgcagactttagttggctccttgcttctgatctcagacagccttgatcaaggttttatgtaaaaagtagtcaattgttacttatgttactttttttaattaaatacaaaaatgtctctgtaaaattaaatcttttggaaaatgagtatttggaaatctcaaatgtgttcttttatactaacttcactaaaaaaataaacatatatataataaagtctccggtgcctaagacttctgcacagtactgtacttatCCAAAGTTGAGGGACAGACATTTCCGACCAAAttgaatattatattatatgttaTGAGTAACATGTTTATCTTTATGCAATGAGAGAAAGTGCTCTCCTGACTCTAATTTTTGAGATAtgacccccccaaaaaaagaaaagaataattGGTCCGTTGGGGAAGAAAAGTGTATTTTTTGGGCCAAATATCTCTAAATGAAAGTAGACGCCTGCTTTCTAAGGTTCGATAGAAATTCTACATTGTCCTTACATACAAATTTACAATGTTATGCTACGATCACAGTTTGTGCCACTATGCGTTTCTCATAGTGACACCCGGCAACTTTAAACAGCTCTACCGGGAAACTAAACTGGGTATGAAGCTCAAGTTCTCAGGAAGTCTataacttttacatttttaccaaCACGTAACCATTTTTACCAAAATCCAAGAGGTGGTTGGCATTTctataacgcctttatccaaagcgctgtagaattgatgcttctcattcacccattcatacacacattcacacaccaacggcgattggctgccatgcaaggccaccagctcgtcaggagcatttggtggttaggtgtcttgctcagggacactccgactgccagaagactgctcttactgcctgagccaatgagacgactgctcttactgcctgagccatgtcgcccctgtggtgcaacctcctggagttggcatggaacGGCCCCTTTTGGACTGCTGCGTTCATGGGCTGCTCTGATCGCCTTGTCTTCTCACTCTTAGGGATCCGGTTCACCAGAGCTGCGTGAACACCACGCACCACCACTGCGATGTCTCCAACCTGGTCCACGTCACGGAAAGCTACTTTCTCTCCGTCAAAGCTGAGGTCGGGTCCGGCCAATCGGTTGTTGTTCAGTCGGACTTTACGTACAACAGAAACTTGGTGGAAAGCAAACACTGTGAGTTTCTCTGTGACTTTCAAACCAGGACTCATTATCATTGTgaatttttttgtgtgctgaTATACCGTGTTACAATATCTGACTGATCATCTGGCGAAGTAGTCCCAAAATGTCAATAAGTGAATATGCCAACATGGTGAAATATTTGAGAAATTCAGCATAAGACTCTTGAAAGACACCGAAAGAGTTCTCCTGAGTAAATTTCACATCCCTTGTGGAGCAAGCTTATACAGCACATAAGTACATAAGAAATTTGATGCTGTAGTTGCAAAATGGTCTTATTTCCCTGTCATTCCTGTTGGTTGTGTCAGACAAGTGAGCTGCGTTTTGACTTTATCGTTCCTCTCTTTCAGGCTCAGTGGAGTTCCCACCCGTCACTCTGTCTGTTGATGCACGCAAAATGCTCAAATTTCAGTTCCGGCACCCCTTGGATTTTTACAAAcgagaactgtggcaagttctgaAGGAACCAAAAACCAAACGAACCCACTACGAGGAATTTACCTATAATGTCCTCTATGGAGAGGATTTCAGCAAGGTGACTACCCTTTAACCGCGTTCCTGTGCCAACCTGCACTCTTTCAATATATTTGCACACAAAATCTTATATCTGTTCATCATCGCGTTTATTGGGTACTGTAggtttgttttttcatgtttctgCTGAAACGGGCCACCCGTGTTCTTTTCATTCCGGAAATTTCCCTTATTCCCTCTCAGATGCCTTTTGAATGCCACTATGCTAAGGGCCTGTGTGAGGGATACGTGCCCATCTCCGAAGGCCAGGAGAGACTCTGCATCCAGCTGCTGGACGGGGAGCTGTGCGACTTGGTCATCGCAGTCTCTGAAAAAACCTGCCTGGACCTGCAAAACACCACCACTGAACCCGTGACATCCCCAGAAGGTGCATTTCACATTAAAGATGGGAATGTCCAGTACTGTATTTCCACAAAatgattttgttattttcaccATGGTGTGAGGGCTACAGCAGGGATGCAAAACCACAAAAGAACATTCACTGTAAGGCCTTCTTAGTCCTGAGTCTGAGACCTCTTAAGACTGGTGCCAGCCATTTTAGAATTTCTCTGATTCACTGTTTTTGCAAGATGCTTGAGCTCAACGAATAATTTGGCCAAAAAGCAGACTGAAAACCACGCAATTTTCAAGAGCTAGGACCCAATCTACCAACTGACTTCAGGCATTAATACACCACCACCTGCTTATCTCTGCTAATAAGCTAAGGGAAAAGCCAGACGTGATCTCACCTTACTCATTAACTTACTTATTTTTCTCAGGTTGGTACAATGTATAACAATGTGCTGCCCACTGACTGCATGCATGATTCTGGATTTTTCCGGTGTTGGGCGGCTTCTGCTGTTTCAGTAAACCTGGGCCTATTCTGCAGGTTACTATTCCGTTGTCTTCTGGCCGGTGGTTGCTGTTGTTGCCCTGGTGGTCTTCACCATGGTGGTGTTTCTGCTGATCAGAAGGAAGACTAATGGCACCTCTGCCATCCACAAGATTATGGTAGGTTTCTGCGATCAGGGGTCCgtggggtctctctctctccctccctttttctctacctctacctccctccctctgtctttctccctctccctctctccttctctctcaccaAGGGGTCAGTGgggtctctttctctctcgctctccctctccctctccctctctctcacccagggGTCAGTTTCAGGTCCCCACCTGTGGAGGTgttgtacagtcaggtccataaatattgggacagcgacacaattctcctctttttggctctaaaCGAGCAAGATAttctttaactgcagactttcagctttaatttgagggtatttacatccaaatcgggtgaacggtgtaggaattacaacagtttctatatgtgcctcccactttttaagggaccaaaagtaatgggacaattggctgctcagctgttccatggccaggtgtgtgttattccctcattatctcatttacaaggagcagataaaaggtctagagttcatttcaagtgtgctatttgcatttggaatctgttgttgtcaactctcaatatgagatccaaagagctgtcactatcagtgaagcaagccatcattaggctgaaaaatcaaaacaaacccatcagagagatagcaaaaacattaggtgtcgccaaatcaactgtttggaacattcttaaaaagaaagaacacaccggtgagctcagcaacaccaaaagacccggaagaccacggaaaacaactgtggtggatgacagaagaatgaagaaaaaccccttcacaacagttggccagatcaagaacactgtccaggaggtaggtgtatgtgtgtcaaagtcaacaatcaagagaagacttcaccagagtgaatacagagggttcaccacaagatgtaaaccattggtgagcctcaaaaacaggaagaccagattagagtttgccaaacaacatctaaaaaagcctttacagttctggaacaacatcctatggactaatgagacaaagatcaacttgtaccagaatgatgggaagaatgagaagagtatggagaaggaaaggaactgctcatgatccaaaacataccacctcatcagtgaagcatggtggtggtagtgtcatggcgtgggcatgtatggctgccaatgcaactggttcccttgtatttattgatgatgtgactgctgacaaaagcagcaggatgaattctgaagtgtttcgggcaatattatccgctcatattcagccaaatgcttcagaactcattggtaAAAAAGAAGTggaagtttgatttatgattgttagtttgtctcattacttttggtcccttaaaaagtgggaggcataTATACaaattgttgtaattcctacaccgttcacctgatttggatgtaaatatcctcaaagtctgcagttaaagcacatcttgttcatttcatttcaaatccattgtggtgttgtatagagccaaaaagataagaattgtgtcgatgtcccaataggagactgtgttgtatgttgttgAGATATCTGAGCCCATGATGGAGactgtgttgtatgttgttgagatctgagcccctgatggagactgtgttgtgtgttgtgagatCTGAGCCCCTGATtgagacagtgttgtgtgttgttgtgagaTCTGAGCCCCTGATGGAGACTGTGTTGTTGTGAGATCTGAGCCCCTGATggagacagtgttgtgtgttgttgtgagatctgagcccctgatggagacagtgttgtgtgttgttgtgagatctgagcccctgatggagacagtgttgtgtgtttgtgtgttgttgtgagatctgagcccctgatggagacagtgttgtgtgttgttgtgagaTCTGAgcccctgatagagacagtgttgtgtgttgtgagatCTGAgcccctgatagagacagtgttgtgtgttgttgtgagaTCTGAgcccctgatagagacagtgttgtgtgttgttgtgagaTCTGAgcccctgatagagacagtgttgtgtgttgttgtgagatctgagcccctgatggagacagtgttgtgtgttgttgtgagaTCTGAgcccctgatagagacagtgttgtgtgttgttgtgagatctgagcccctgatggagacagtgttgtgtgtttgtgtgttgttgtgagatctgagcccctgatggagacagtgttgtgtgttgttgtgagaTCTGAgcccctgatagagacagtgttgtgtgttgttgtgagaTCTGAgcccctgatagagacagtgttgtgtgttgtgagatCTGAgcccctgatagagacagtgttgtgtgttgttgtgagatctgagcccctgatggagacagtgttgtgtgttgttgtgagaTCTGAgcccctgatagagacagtgttgtgtgttgttgtgagatctgagcccctgatggagacagtgttgtgtgttgttgtgagaTCTGAgcccctgatagagacagtgttgtgtgttgttgtgagaTCTGAgcccctgatagagacagtgttgtgtgttgttgtgagaTCTGAgcccctgatagagacagtgttgtgtgttgttgtgagaTCTGAgcccctgatagagacagtgttgtgtgttgttgtgagatctgagcccctgatggagacagtgttgtgtgttgttgtgagaTCTGAgcccctgatagagacagtgttgtgtgttgttgtgagaTCTGAgcccctgatagagacagtgttgtgtgttgttgtgagaTCTGAgcccctgatagagacagtgttgtgtgttgttgtgagaTCTGAgcccctgatagagacagtgttgtgtgttgttgtgagaTCTGAgcccctgatagagacagtgttgtgtgttgtgagatCTGAgcccctgatagagacagtgttgtgtgttgttgtgagatctgagcccctgatggagacagtgttgtgtgttgttgtgagaTCTGAgcccctgatagagacagtgttgtgtgttgttgtgagatctgagcccctgatggagacagtgttgtgtgttgttgtgagatctgagcccctgatggagacagtgttgtgtgttgttgtgagaTCTGAgcccctgatagagacagtgttgtgtgttgttgtgagatctgagcccctgatggagacagtgttgtgtgttgttgtgagaTCTGAgcccctgatagagacagtgttgtgtgttgttgtgagaTCTGAGCCCCTGACGGAGAGTATTGTGTGTTGCGCTGCAGACGTCGGTGCTGGCCATACCGAGCTCCGCTGGGAAGCTGCTGCAGCCGGAGAGTGAGGTGACCTCTCCGGTGCTGTCCCTGGACCCCCAAGAGGACCCCGTCCTGGACCTCCCTCCGGACCACCTCATCGCAGTCACCCTCGACCCCCAGGATAGGTCCCGCTTCCCCCTGGGCGTGGAGCCGGGACAGGACCAGGGGCAGACCTGCGACAGGCCGGAGCCCAGGAGCGTGGAGGAGGTGGAGTCCTCTGGCTACGACCGGCCACACGTGGTCCTGTCCGTGGAGATGAACCCAGGGGATCGCGTGCAGGGGTACAAGCCAACCCAGGCCTGAGCGGTCCTCCAactgcaccccctcccccacagctgAACCTGACGCTGGGATACATAAAC
Encoded proteins:
- the ifngr1l gene encoding interferon gamma receptor 1-like isoform X3; the protein is MVLCNRKNLNRTAVLDLKVPPPVNLTIECHNFITVAHWNYSQPSLHPHFMVELLPYGGDPVHQSCVNTTHHHCDVSNLVHVTESYFLSVKAEVGSGQSVVVQSDFTYNRNLVESKHCSVEFPPVTLSVDARKMLKFQFRHPLDFYKRELWQVLKEPKTKRTHYEEFTYNVLYGEDFSKMPFECHYAKGLCEGYVPISEGQERLCIQLLDGELCDLVIAVSEKTCLDLQNTTTEPVTSPEGYYSVVFWPVVAVVALVVFTMVVFLLIRRKTNGTSAIHKIMTSVLAIPSSAGKLLQPESEVTSPVLSLDPQEDPVLDLPPDHLIAVTLDPQDRSRFPLGVEPGQDQGQTCDRPEPRSVEEVESSGYDRPHVVLSVEMNPGDRVQGYKPTQA
- the ifngr1l gene encoding interferon gamma receptor 1-like isoform X1: MNCVAPTMFVVLLFLEKSFSVEVPPPVNLTIECHNFITVAHWNYSQPSLHPHFMVELLPYGGDPVHQSCVNTTHHHCDVSNLVHVTESYFLSVKAEVGSGQSVVVQSDFTYNRNLVESKHCSVEFPPVTLSVDARKMLKFQFRHPLDFYKRELWQVLKEPKTKRTHYEEFTYNVLYGEDFSKMPFECHYAKGLCEGYVPISEGQERLCIQLLDGELCDLVIAVSEKTCLDLQNTTTEPVTSPEGYYSVVFWPVVAVVALVVFTMVVFLLIRRKTNGTSAIHKIMTSVLAIPSSAGKLLQPESEVTSPVLSLDPQEDPVLDLPPDHLIAVTLDPQDRSRFPLGVEPGQDQGQTCDRPEPRSVEEVESSGYDRPHVVLSVEMNPGDRVQGYKPTQA
- the ifngr1l gene encoding interferon gamma receptor 1-like isoform X2, whose translation is MNCVAPTMFVVLLFLEKSFSVVPPPVNLTIECHNFITVAHWNYSQPSLHPHFMVELLPYGGDPVHQSCVNTTHHHCDVSNLVHVTESYFLSVKAEVGSGQSVVVQSDFTYNRNLVESKHCSVEFPPVTLSVDARKMLKFQFRHPLDFYKRELWQVLKEPKTKRTHYEEFTYNVLYGEDFSKMPFECHYAKGLCEGYVPISEGQERLCIQLLDGELCDLVIAVSEKTCLDLQNTTTEPVTSPEGYYSVVFWPVVAVVALVVFTMVVFLLIRRKTNGTSAIHKIMTSVLAIPSSAGKLLQPESEVTSPVLSLDPQEDPVLDLPPDHLIAVTLDPQDRSRFPLGVEPGQDQGQTCDRPEPRSVEEVESSGYDRPHVVLSVEMNPGDRVQGYKPTQA